One Anoplopoma fimbria isolate UVic2021 breed Golden Eagle Sablefish chromosome 2, Afim_UVic_2022, whole genome shotgun sequence DNA window includes the following coding sequences:
- the LOC129100969 gene encoding gamma-aminobutyric acid receptor-associated protein-like 2, with the protein MKWMFKEDHSLEHRCIESAKIRNKYPDRVPVIVEKVSGSQIVDIDKRKYLVPSDITVAQFMWIIRKRIQLPSEKAIFLFVDKTVPQSSITMGQLYEKEKDEDGFLYVAYSGENTFGF; encoded by the exons ATGAAATGGATGTTCAAAGAGGATCACTCCTTGG AACATCGATGCATAGAATCAGCCAAAATCCGCAACAAGTACCCTGACAGGGTCCCG GTGATTGTGGAGAAAGTGTCGGGATCACAGATTGTGGACATCGACAAGAGGAAGTACCTGGTCCCCTCTGACATCACAGTGGCTCAGTTCATGTGGATCATCAGGAAACGCATCCAGCTGCCCTCCGAGAAGGCCATCTTCCTGTTCGTGGACAAGACCGTGCCTCAGTCCAG CATCACGATGGGTCAGCTGTATGAGAAGGAGAAGGACGAGGATGGCTTTTTATACGTGGCTTACAGCGGGGAGAACACCTTTGGTTTTTAA
- the LOC129108528 gene encoding C-C motif chemokine 24-like produces the protein MKTQVSLALLICFLYHISAAPYATSMQRDGCCHGFNRTRIPKPMVAHVGMTSSSCQNKSIIITTVCKKKFCIDPDWIWAQRLLKDFQKAPFKPSVTKCPVKG, from the exons ATGAAGACTCAGGTGTCTCTCGCTCTTCTGATCTGCTTCCTGTATCACATTTCTGCAG CACCGTACGCCACATCGATGCAAAGGGATGGATGCTGCCATGGCTTCAATCGAACACGCATTCCAAAACCAATGGTGGCACACGTGGGGATGACCTCGAGTAGCTGTCAAAACAAATCCATCAT AATCACAACTGTGTGCAAGAAGAAGTTTTGTATCGATCCTGACTGGATCTGGGCCCAGAGGCTGTTGAAAGACTTTCAGAAGGCACCGTTTAAACCTTCAGTTACCAAGTGTCCAGTGAAGGGTTAA
- the nqo1 gene encoding NAD(P)H dehydrogenase [quinone] 1: protein MAQKTALIVYAHQSPGSFNAAVRDVAMQELVSQGYRVIVSDLYAMNFRANCTQDDIIGDLKNPALFQYGEETMHAWMEGRLSHDIVAEQRKVEEAELVIFQFPLYWFSVPAIMKGWMDRVLTQGFAFSLEKMYNNGILKDKKAILSFTTGATQTMFQPDGINGDINIALWPLQNGTLHFCGFQVLAPQIFWSPAHCPDAVRTMMLDGWGARLKGLLSEKPLTFAPCELFDLSFKGGFLLWPKVREEQESQPYGLTTGHHLGKPLPPDNQIKAQPAEGGSDKPDCRN, encoded by the exons ctCAGAAGACGGCCCTGATCGTTTACGCCCACCAGAGTCCGGGTTCGTTCAATGCGGCGGTGCGTGACGTGGCGATGCAGGAGCTGGTGTCTCAGGGTTACCGGGTCATCGTGTCTGACCTGTACGCCATGAACTTCAGAGCCAACTGCACACAGGACGACATCATCG GTGACCTGAAGAATCCGGCACTCTTCCAGTACGGAGAGGAGACCATGCACGCCTGGATGGAAGGCCGCCTCAGCCACGACATCGTGGCCGAGCAGCGCAAAGTAGAGGAGGCCGAGCTCGTCATCTtccag tTTCCTTTGTACTGGTTCAGTGTTCCGGCCATCATGAAGGGCTGGATGGATCGAGTTCTCACACAAGGTTTTGCTTTCTCCCTGGAAAAGATGTACAATAACGGAATACTCAAG GATAAGAAAGCCATCTTATCTTTCACTACTGGAGCAACACAGACGATGTTCCAGCCTGATGGAATCAACGGAGACATCAACATCGCACTCTGGCCTCTACAG AACGGCACTCTGCACTTCTGTGGATTTCAGGTTCTTGCTCCTCAGATATTCTGGAGTCCGGCTCACTGTCCCGACGCCGTGCGAACCATGATGCTAGACGGGTGGGGAGCCCGATTAAAAGGACTGTTGTCAGAAAAGCCTTTGACCTTTGCCCCCTGTGAGCTCTTTGACCTCAGCTTTAAGGGAGGGTTCCTGCTGTGGCCCAAAGTGAGAGAGGAACAAGAGTCGCAGCCGTACGGCCTCACCACAGGACACCATCTGGGGAAACCGCTGCCGCCGGACAACCAGATCAAAGCTCAGCCGGCTGAAGGAGGAAGTGACAAACCAGACTGCAGGAATTAG